One Dermacentor andersoni chromosome 6, qqDerAnde1_hic_scaffold, whole genome shotgun sequence genomic window carries:
- the LOC126523057 gene encoding uncharacterized protein → MSQIGKERRDEHPQEASQYDTSYDAEMASEVQDPNFRQQERSPQVGRDKEPGSDVDRICEEVGKILSEIKQQTEIEELYLSGIQETVGAQVAEAVDEFVKSARRYFDYKRKTVFEIVSEINGALQRIAEHDKMRDIMKEAMEAAWNALA, encoded by the exons ATGAGTCAAATAGGCAAGGAGCGCCGCGACGAGCACCCGCAAGAAGCCAGCCAGTATGACACTTCCTACGATGCTGAAATGGCTTCGGAAGTTCAG gacCCGAACTTCCGTCAACAAGAACGATCTCCTCAGGTTGGCAGAGACAAGGAGCCCGGCAGCGACGTTGACAGGATCTGCGAAGAAGTCGGAAAAATTTTGAGCGAGATTAAACAGCAGACTGAGATCGAGGAGCTGTACCTGTCCGGCATACAGGAAACCGTTGGCGCACAG GTTGCAGAGGCGGTGGACGAGTTCGTAAAGTCTGCGAGAAGGTACttcgactacaaaagaaaaacgGTCTTCGAGATCGTGTCGGAGATCAACGGCGCCCTGCAGAGAATCGCCGAGCACGACAAGATGCGAGACATCATGAAGGAGGCAATGGAGGCCGCTTGGAACGCACTGGCGTGA
- the LOC126522879 gene encoding uncharacterized protein: MDRKGVKRQGVDISFESGESRIKRAREDERQQGASKEVDFYNSDVEEAALVQDTTPIRKESQADMLSNAEKIFEELLSQLHQQTTLEETCLFNIREALGRDVAEPVEEFLLSAKRYLENKRKAVFELVSEINGALQGIAEIDKMREDTKETMTAAWNALA, translated from the exons ATGGATCGGAAAGGTGTGAAAAGGCAAGGTGTTGACATTTCCTTCGAGTCCGGAGAAAGCAGAATCAAGCGAGCCCGTGAGGACGAGCGCCAACAAGGAGCAAGCAAGGAGGTCGATTTCTACAactccgatgttgaagaggctgCGCTGGTTCAG GACACCACGCCTATTCGGAAGGAATCTCAAGCAGACATGTTGAGCAATGCTGAAAAGATCTTCGAGGAGCTTTTGAGCCAACTGCATCAGCAAACTACGCTGGAGGAAACATGCCTGTTCAACATTCGGGAGGCACTAGGAAGAGAT GTCGCAGAGCCAGTGGAAGAGTTCTTGCTTAGTGCGAAGAGGTACCTCGAGAACAAGAGGAAGGCAGTCTTCGAGCTGGTGTCTGAGATAAACGGTGCCCTCCAGGGCATCGCCGAAATCGACAAAATGAGAGAGGACACCAAAGAGACGATGACGGCAGCTTGGAACGCACTCGCCTAA